A region of Periophthalmus magnuspinnatus isolate fPerMag1 chromosome 13, fPerMag1.2.pri, whole genome shotgun sequence DNA encodes the following proteins:
- the LOC117379922 gene encoding zinc finger BED domain-containing protein 4-like, with translation MPKKLFNPLWLHFTEPIPGRGKCAHCEQTVSMGATAGRNKNTTNLWKHLENHHSEVFREAKRSKEELSRAADASTTQNIIAQIVPKEPRSDKWKDTELKSKKIDKLIAEMCATDEQPFTVVSGRGFKRLIAALEPKYTVKSERFYRSDLLENLYKKVQSCIRTLISPKGTKEPFLSFTADSSPGGAETMMSLTCHFIDDKWERRQLVLHVKAMTDASTVSYIHQFFLPLLKYWSINQTRVFLVLRDCGADVSEEQRLVEVPGLSCAAHSLQNVIVEGINSQQDVKDVIAKIRACARHFQHSILAKQRLKVIQVELNVPQNVMVLDDASRWISTLQMLRRTQEQKRSLTSYAQKYGHFAPPTNEEWELIKSIVETLSPFEEVSRDICTSASSLSCVIPSVSVLKMILQAECAASRGTATLRQTMLRGLERRFAKLEERKILVLATLLDPRYKCNVLSGDALNNAPKWLSEEHAACLALKEEEEEGGGGGGGGGEEAGSKQVCKQEEDEVRPGGAGLVEQIFASLLGQAPQEHRSPELSGQLEQYLNEPLIDRKFGDPLGWWRANTLRFDLLAPLARRLLSAPPASVPGQRSVDAREETRDGDENAEKLYFLKHNLPLIRWEY, from the exons ATGCCCAAAAAGCTGTTTAACCCTTTGTGGCTCCACTTCACCGAGCCGATCCCGGGCCGAGGGAAGTGCGCCCACTGCGAGCAGACGGTCAGCATGGGCGCCACCGCGGGCAGGAACAAAAACACCACCAATCTATGGAAGCATTTGGAAAACCACCATTCCGAAGTCTTCCGGGAGGCCAAGAGGAGCAAGGAGGAGCTGAGCCGAGCCGCCGACGCATCTACGACCCAGAACATTATCGCTCAGATCGTCCCCAAAGAACCGCGGTCCGATAAATGGAAAGACACGGAGCTGAAATCCAAGAAAATCGATAAACTGATTGCGGAAATGTGCGCGACCGACGAGCAGCCGTTCACTGTAGTGTCCGGGAGAGGGTTTAAACGTCTGATCGCCGCTTTAGAACCAAAATACACCGTGAAGAGTGAACGATTTTACCGCTCTGATCTGTTGGAGAACCTGTATAAGAAAGTCCAAAGCTGCATCCGGACGCTCATCTCACCGAAAGGAACGAAGGAGCCGTTTTTGTCGTTCACCGCTGACAGCTCGCCCGGAGGAGCGGagaccatgatgagtttaaccTGCCACTTTATCGACGACAAATGGGAGCGACGGCAGCTGGTTCTGCACGTTAAAGCCATGACGGACGCTAGCACGGTCAGCTACATCCACCAGTTTTTCCTCCCGCTGCTGAAGTACTGGAGCATCAACCAGACGAGGGTGTTTCTGGTGCTTCGAGACTGCGGCGCCGATGTTTCCGAGGAGCAAAGACTGGTGGAGGTGCCGGGGTTGAGCTGCGCGGCGCATTCGCTCCAAAACGTGATCGTAGAAGGAATCAACAGCCAGCAAGACGTCAAAGATGTCATCGCCAAAATCAGAGCGTGCGCCAGGCATTTTCAGCATTCGATACTAGCGAAACAGCGGCTAAAAGTGATCCAAGTAGAGCTCAACGTTCCTCAGAACGTCATGGTCCTGGACGATGCGTCGCGATGGATTTCGACGCTCCAAATGTTGAGGCGTACGCAAGAGCAAAAGAGGTCGCTCACGAGTTACGCTCAGAAGTACGGACATTTTGCTCCGCCGACGAACGAGGAGTGGGAGCTGATAAAAAGTATTGTTGAAACGCTGTCGCCGTTTGAGGAAGTGTCCAGAGACATTTGCACCAGCGCGTCGTCTCTGTCCTGCGTCATCCCGAGTGTCTCTGTCCTCAAAATGATCCTGCAGGCGGAGTGTGCGGCCAGTAGGGGCACCGCGACTCTGCGCCAGACCATGCTGCGCGGTTTGGAGCGCAG GTTCGCCAAactggaggagaggaagatTCTGGTTCTGGCAACGCTCCTCGACCCGCGATACAAATGCAACGTTCTGTCTGGAGACGCGCTCAACAACGCCCCCAAGTGGCTGAGCGAGGAGCACGCAGCGTGTTTGGCcctgaaggaggaagaggaggagggaggaggaggaggaggaggaggaggggaggaggcggGGAGTAAACAG GTGTGTAaacaggaggaggacgaggTCAGACCGGGTGGAGCTGGTCTGGTGGAGCAGATCTTTGCCAGTCTCTTGGGTCAAGCTCCTCAAGAACACAGGAGCCCAGAGCTGTCAGGACAACTGGAGCAGTACCTCAACGAGCCGCTCATAGACCG GAAGTTCGGCGACCCTCTGGGCTGGTGGCGCGCTAACACTCTGAGGTTTGACCTTTTGGCCCCTCTGGCTCGCCGTCTGCTGTCGGCTCCTCCGGCGTCCGTCCCGGGACAGAGGAGCGTCGACGCCAGAGAGGAGACGCGAGACGGGGACGAGAACGCAGAAAAACTGTACTTCCTCAAACACAACCTGCCGCTCATCAGATGGGAATACTGA